From the genome of Rhodopirellula islandica:
ACAAAGTCGCTTTGACTTGCGGGCCACCGTTTCGCAGGTCGCCTCCATGGCGCAACAAGAACTCGGATTGAGTGGCACCGCGACGGTGTTGGAATTCGTTTCCGGTGCCGTGTCGACCCTGGACACCTACACACGATTGCTGTCACCCGGACAACTGGACGACATGTTCAGCACCATCGATGGCAACTTTGTGGGCTTGGGCGTGGAACTGAAGCCTGGCGAAGATTGTTTGAAGATCCTGTCAGTGATCCCAGGTGGTCCCGCGGATGAAGCGGGCATTGTGGCGGGCGATCGAATCATGGGCGTCGACGCGACTTCCGCGGCTGATCGCGATCCAGACTACGTGGCGGATTTGCTGCGTGGTCCCGAGGGATCCACGGTTGCGTTGCAGATCGTTTCTGTCGACCAATCACCACGTTCCATTCATGTGGCTCGTCGCCGAGTCGATGTGCCCTGTGTCGAAAACGTGCACATGGTCGACGCCGAGGCGAAAACAGGCTACTTCCGCCTGACCAACTTTCAGAAGTCGACCCCCGCAGAAGTGGAACAAGCCCTGTGGACACTCAGTCGGCAAGGGATGCGTTCGCTGATCATTGACCTGCGAGACAACCCAGGCGGATTGCTGCCCGCTTCGGTGGAGGTTGCGGACCGATTCATCGAGTCAGGTCGAATCTTGACGACCCGCGGACGCAACGCTCGCGAAAACTTCGACTACTCGGCTCACCGGGCCAACACCTGGAATGTGCCGTTGGCGGTATTGATTGACCGGAACAGTGCCAGTGCCAGCGAAATCTTTTCAGGAGCGATCCGCGATTCCAATCGCGGCACGATCGTCGGCGAAAAAAGCTATGGCAAAGGCAGCGTGCAAGGAATCTTTCGGATGCAAGCGGCTCAGTTTGGATTGTGCCTGACGACCGCCAAGTTTTACTCGCCCAGCGGTCGAGCGATCAGCGAGAACGGTGTCGAACCACACTTGTCGGTGCCACCGACCTACATCGCCGCTCGTCCCGATGAGAATGGCCGCTTGGTCACGGAACTCGAAGACGACGTGCTTCAACACGCGATCGAACACTTGGCACAATCAGCCAACTGATTGGGAAGGCAGTCAAGACGTCCCCCGTCCAAGCCGCGGAGCGGCGACAGGGGGGTTCACGCTCGCTGCCAACTGTCGTCGCTCCGCGACTTGGACGCGTGCTTGGTCGCGGATCAACCTTG
Proteins encoded in this window:
- a CDS encoding S41 family peptidase, producing MDLLTTINRCFAFNQQTLQLNDGKAIAKHARQRRVAGRLRTFALVFGAFAVGGSSMPAFAQGYVPSRGPAVSAPTNDAERKLEEQERARALADGIELEDAGQWSDAIDHYEAATRRFPQDRILYQRLLISRLRFDVNRRYQDQTYQRSLRDMTTSQSLDLYSEILANLQTHYVDTIEWSRVLLHGTAALETALDDETFVQTMLPNTSPEQIEKFRMEIHHRISQRSTQSRFDLRATVSQVASMAQQELGLSGTATVLEFVSGAVSTLDTYTRLLSPGQLDDMFSTIDGNFVGLGVELKPGEDCLKILSVIPGGPADEAGIVAGDRIMGVDATSAADRDPDYVADLLRGPEGSTVALQIVSVDQSPRSIHVARRRVDVPCVENVHMVDAEAKTGYFRLTNFQKSTPAEVEQALWTLSRQGMRSLIIDLRDNPGGLLPASVEVADRFIESGRILTTRGRNARENFDYSAHRANTWNVPLAVLIDRNSASASEIFSGAIRDSNRGTIVGEKSYGKGSVQGIFRMQAAQFGLCLTTAKFYSPSGRAISENGVEPHLSVPPTYIAARPDENGRLVTELEDDVLQHAIEHLAQSAN